The Linepithema humile isolate Giens D197 chromosome 7, Lhum_UNIL_v1.0, whole genome shotgun sequence genome has a window encoding:
- the LOC137001025 gene encoding uncharacterized protein, which translates to MCQPLPYAKFRWVDDVKNFNVMSVASDSATGYVLEVDLEYPVNLHDAHTDLPFCPTRDKPPGKREIKLLATLCDKQRYVIHYRNLQQCVRHGLRIAKIHRVLQFAQSPWLRGYIELNTQFRTRAKNDFEKNLYKLMNNAVFGKTMENVRNHTDVRLVTKWDGRYGAKAMIAKPNFHSRSVFSEDLVAVELRKLEVKFDKPIYVGMCILDISKTCLYEFHYEYMAPLYRDNCKIMYTDTDSLIYFLQCEDVYHDMKRDISKFDTSDYSEDNVYGIPRANKKVPGLMKDENIGAIMTEFVGLRAKMYALRVTGQKDVKKVKGVKKNVVVRTITFDDYTRCLNDEIELTRRQSCIRSKLHEVYTVSESKLALSPYDDKRHVVSGSTDTLPWGHYKIQL; encoded by the coding sequence ATGTGTCAACCGTTGCCCTACGCCAAATTTCGATGGGTCGATGATGTCAAAAACTTTAACGTAATGTCCGTTGCATCCGATTCGGCTACCGGTTATGTGCTGGAAGTCGATCTCGAGTATCCGGTGAATCTTCACGACGCGCACACTGACCTACCGTTCTGCCCGACGCGCGATaagccgcccggcaagcgggagATCAAGTTACTCGCCACGCTGTGCGATAAGCAGCGTTATGTCATCCACTACCGTAATCTGCAGCAATGCGTGCGACACGGCCTgcgaattgcaaagattcaccgcgtactgcaattcgcgcaatctccGTGGCTCCGCGGATACATAGAACTGAATACACAGTTTCGGACACGGGcgaaaaatgatttcgaaaaaaatttgtacaaattgatgaacaacgcggttttcggcaaaaccatggagaatgtgcgaaatcaCACGGATGTCCGGCTCGTTACAAAGTGGGATGGTCGGTACGGAGCGAAGGCTATGATCGCGAAACCGAATTTCCACAGCCGAAGCGTGTTCTCGGAGGATCTAGTCGCCGTAGAGTTGCGAaaactcgaagtgaaattcgacaagccaatctacgtgggtatgtgtatcctcgacatatccaagacctgcttgtacgagtttcactacgagtacatggcgcctctctaccgcgacaattgcaaaattatgtataccgataccgatagtctgatatactttctacaatgCGAGGACGTATATCACGATATGAAACGCGATATATCCAAATTCGACACGAGCGACTACTCCGAGGACAACGTTTACGGTATACCGCGCGCCAACAAGAAAGTACCCGGTCTGATGAAAGACGAGAACATCGGCGCGATCATGACGGAATTTGTCGGACTGAGAGCGAAGATGTACGCGTTGAGAGTCACCGGACAAAAAGATGTCAAAAAAGTTAAAGGCGTTAAGAAAAACGTAGTCGTGAGAACGATAACGTTCGACGATTACACTCGGTGTCTCAACGACGAAATCGAGCTGACGCGGCGTCAATCGTGCATCCGCTCAAAGTTGCACGAGGTGTACACCGTGTCGGAGTCGAAGCTCGCGCTCAGTCCGTACGACGATAAGCGGCACGTCGTATCCGGTTCCACCGACACTCTACCGTGGGGACATTACAAGATACAATTGTAG